Proteins encoded in a region of the Bacillus methanolicus genome:
- a CDS encoding YpmA family protein, with product MESKIEILSTVKVQSSPELYKIVDTLNRTLKRENLMFGLALDKDDQNTAVFTIYRT from the coding sequence ATGGAAAGTAAAATTGAAATATTATCAACAGTTAAAGTCCAAAGCAGTCCGGAATTGTATAAAATAGTTGATACATTAAACAGGACGCTTAAGAGGGAAAATTTAATGTTCGGCTTGGCGCTTGATAAAGATGATCAAAATACAGCCGTATTTACAATCTATCGTACATAA
- the dinG gene encoding ATP-dependent DNA helicase DinG, with translation MNQHKFAVIDLETTGNAPKRGDRIIQFAAVVIENGKIIEQYSSYVNPEQEIPPFIEELTGISDEMVKDAPLFSEIAPKILTILDDAYFVAHNVLFDLSFLQEELINAGYEGFFGPVLDTVELARILLPTADSYKLSDLAVREKLSHDRPHQADSDAYVTAELLLILLDKLQKIPLCTMRQLYKLSDGLKSDLHMLLGDMILNKERTIEILPESIEIFRGIALKKKKNFPKDVSNSSHIEYPFDIESKEALFQKAFHVFEKRTGQFQMMDTVYRSLLNQQHSLIEAGTGVGKSLAYLIPAAIFSRLKNEPVVISTYTIQLQEQLLTRDIPLLNKMFSFPVKTVLLKGRNHYISLYKFELSLKEEDDNYDTCLTKMQILIWLLETETGDYEELNLSSGGRLFWNQIKNDETSFLQGKAWLSHDYYLRARNEAQSADLIITNHALLLSDAVSEQSILPEYHYAIIDEGHQFEKSAGKQFGISLDYLAIRHLLGRLGTYEQKQLFYKFEQLLNDLNWTSSDIVHTFEVNQTISDLSFELDELFKTISFYAGKKTKDKSLSFNKIKYRLTNDESGKEWNALQAVSERILFLLNDLICLFEKRLNVIKQLKDELSGKQKGMLEDMASFLEDLKEVKDAVKHLFIIQQPEHVIWIETDVRAFQNATAVYAQPIHVSSYLKQQFFDVKKSVVLTSATLTVNNSFKFIVRELGLENYDYYVETIASPFRYSEQVQLVIPEDLPEINAVSAEEYTASIAEHIISIAEATKGRMLILFTAYDMLKKTYELMKESGFLEDYVLIAQGISGGSRTRLTRNFQRFDKAILFGTNSFWEGVDIPGEDLSCLIIVRLPFSPPDEPIIQAKCEAIKKNGGNPFSDYSLPEAVIRFKQGFGRLIRSEQDRGIIVVFDKRIITTRYGKTFLNSIPKIPVKKSNIDELVHFIHSWL, from the coding sequence ATGAATCAACATAAATTCGCAGTTATTGATTTGGAGACAACCGGCAATGCTCCTAAAAGAGGAGACAGGATCATTCAGTTTGCGGCGGTTGTAATCGAGAATGGAAAAATTATTGAACAATACTCGTCTTATGTAAATCCTGAACAAGAGATTCCGCCTTTTATCGAAGAGCTTACAGGAATCAGCGATGAAATGGTTAAGGATGCTCCGCTTTTTTCGGAAATTGCTCCCAAAATATTAACCATTCTTGATGACGCTTATTTTGTTGCACATAACGTTCTCTTTGATTTGTCGTTTCTTCAGGAAGAACTTATTAATGCGGGATATGAAGGATTTTTCGGCCCTGTGCTGGATACGGTTGAACTAGCCAGAATTCTGTTGCCTACTGCCGACAGCTATAAACTATCTGATTTAGCTGTAAGGGAGAAATTATCTCATGACCGTCCCCATCAAGCTGACAGTGATGCATACGTGACAGCGGAGCTTCTGTTAATTTTACTTGACAAGCTTCAAAAAATACCTTTATGCACAATGCGTCAGCTTTATAAGCTTTCTGATGGGCTTAAGAGTGATTTACATATGCTGCTCGGAGATATGATTTTGAATAAGGAACGAACAATTGAAATTTTGCCTGAATCCATTGAAATCTTTCGCGGTATTGCCTTAAAAAAGAAAAAGAATTTTCCGAAGGATGTTTCAAATTCATCTCATATTGAGTATCCTTTTGATATTGAAAGTAAAGAAGCCCTTTTTCAAAAAGCGTTTCATGTATTTGAAAAACGAACCGGGCAGTTTCAAATGATGGATACTGTTTACCGTTCTTTATTAAATCAGCAGCATTCATTAATTGAGGCAGGTACAGGAGTTGGAAAATCACTCGCCTATCTTATTCCGGCCGCCATTTTTTCAAGGCTGAAAAATGAGCCTGTTGTGATCAGCACATATACAATCCAGCTTCAAGAACAGCTTTTAACACGGGACATCCCCCTATTAAATAAGATGTTCAGCTTTCCGGTAAAAACTGTTCTTTTAAAAGGAAGAAATCACTATATCAGCCTTTATAAATTTGAGCTCTCTTTAAAAGAAGAGGACGATAATTACGATACGTGCTTAACAAAAATGCAAATCCTCATATGGCTGCTAGAAACGGAAACAGGCGACTATGAAGAGCTGAACTTGTCAAGCGGAGGCAGACTTTTTTGGAATCAAATTAAGAATGATGAGACTTCATTTCTTCAAGGGAAGGCATGGCTTTCTCATGACTATTATTTAAGAGCAAGAAATGAAGCGCAATCAGCTGATCTCATCATTACCAATCACGCTCTTCTCCTTTCTGATGCAGTGTCAGAACAATCGATTCTTCCTGAATATCATTATGCGATTATTGATGAAGGCCATCAGTTTGAAAAATCTGCAGGCAAACAGTTTGGCATTTCGCTTGATTATTTGGCAATCAGGCATCTGCTGGGCAGGCTTGGTACTTATGAGCAGAAACAACTGTTTTATAAGTTCGAACAGCTGTTGAATGACCTTAATTGGACTTCCAGCGATATTGTTCATACGTTTGAAGTCAACCAAACGATATCGGATTTGTCGTTTGAATTGGATGAGTTATTTAAAACAATCAGTTTTTATGCAGGAAAAAAAACAAAGGATAAAAGCTTGTCCTTTAACAAAATAAAATACCGGTTAACAAACGATGAGTCCGGGAAGGAATGGAACGCTTTACAAGCCGTTTCGGAGCGAATTTTATTTTTATTAAATGACCTGATTTGCCTTTTTGAAAAACGGTTAAATGTCATCAAACAATTGAAAGATGAGCTATCCGGGAAACAAAAAGGGATGCTTGAAGATATGGCTTCTTTTCTGGAAGATTTGAAGGAAGTCAAAGATGCCGTTAAGCACCTGTTTATTATCCAGCAGCCGGAGCATGTTATATGGATTGAGACGGACGTAAGAGCATTTCAAAATGCTACTGCTGTTTATGCTCAGCCTATTCATGTTTCTTCTTATTTGAAGCAGCAGTTTTTCGATGTTAAAAAGAGTGTAGTCCTTACATCTGCAACGTTAACCGTAAATAACTCATTTAAATTTATCGTAAGAGAGCTTGGTCTTGAAAATTATGATTATTATGTGGAAACAATTGCTTCGCCGTTTCGTTATTCTGAACAAGTTCAACTCGTTATACCTGAAGATCTTCCCGAAATAAATGCGGTCTCCGCGGAAGAATATACCGCTTCGATTGCTGAGCATATCATTTCCATTGCGGAAGCAACTAAAGGAAGAATGCTTATATTGTTTACAGCTTATGATATGCTGAAAAAAACGTATGAACTGATGAAGGAAAGCGGGTTTTTAGAAGACTATGTTTTAATTGCCCAAGGGATCTCAGGCGGAAGCAGAACAAGGCTTACACGAAATTTTCAGCGATTTGACAAAGCGATCCTGTTTGGTACGAACAGTTTTTGGGAAGGCGTTGATATTCCCGGAGAAGACTTGTCATGCCTGATTATTGTAAGGCTGCCTTTTTCTCCGCCTGATGAACCGATCATTCAAGCAAAATGCGAAGCGATAAAAAAGAATGGCGGCAATCCATTTTCCGACTATTCCTTGCCGGAAGCAGTGATCCGCTTTAAACAGGGGTTTGGCAGGCTGATACGATCTGAACAGGACCGGGGAATTATTGTCGTCTTTGACAAAAGAATCATTACAACAAGATATGGAAAAACATTCTTAAATTCAATTCCAAAAATACCTGTCAAGAAAAGCAATATCGATGAGTTAGTTCACTTCATTCACAGCTGGCTTTGA
- the panD gene encoding aspartate 1-decarboxylase produces the protein MFRTMMNAKIHRARVTEANLNYVGSITIDEDILDAVGMVPNEKVQIVNNNNGARFETYIIPGKRGSGVVCLNGAAARLVQEGDVVIIISYVMVPEEKVKTHKPKVAIMDENNKIVELLHAEPEKTIL, from the coding sequence ATGTTTCGCACCATGATGAATGCAAAAATCCATCGTGCCAGAGTAACAGAGGCAAATCTAAATTATGTTGGCAGCATTACAATAGATGAAGATATTCTGGATGCTGTCGGCATGGTTCCAAACGAAAAAGTGCAAATTGTCAACAATAACAACGGAGCCCGCTTTGAAACATATATTATTCCCGGAAAAAGAGGAAGCGGAGTTGTTTGTTTGAACGGGGCAGCTGCCCGTCTAGTTCAGGAAGGCGATGTTGTCATTATTATTTCCTATGTAATGGTTCCTGAAGAGAAAGTAAAAACGCATAAACCGAAAGTGGCCATTATGGATGAAAACAATAAAATTGTCGAACTGCTCCACGCTGAACCGGAAAAAACAATTCTCTAA
- the panC gene encoding pantoate--beta-alanine ligase, with amino-acid sequence MKVITKIAEMQKQIIRERNNQKSIGFVPTMGYLHEGHMSLLKRARQENDIVVLSVFVNPLQFGPSEDLDAYPRDFERDKKVAEESGVDYFFYPDVDEMYPSTPSVKVIVQDRTEVLCGRSRPGHFDGVATVLSKLFNIVMPDRAYFGMKDAQQVAVVDGLIHDFHFPIKLVPVETVREADGLAKSSRNVNLLPEERKQAPALYESLKLAEHMINEGVRDPERIISSMAQHISGQTSGIIDYIEIYSYPELKPVSKIQGKIIIALAVKFSRARLIDNIIVTVNE; translated from the coding sequence ATGAAAGTTATAACGAAAATTGCCGAAATGCAAAAACAAATCATTAGAGAAAGAAATAATCAAAAATCAATCGGCTTTGTTCCAACGATGGGGTATTTGCATGAAGGACATATGTCTTTGTTAAAGAGAGCAAGACAAGAGAATGATATCGTTGTTTTGAGTGTGTTCGTGAATCCGCTCCAATTTGGACCATCTGAAGATCTTGATGCATATCCGAGAGATTTTGAGCGTGATAAGAAGGTCGCAGAAGAATCCGGAGTCGACTACTTTTTTTACCCGGATGTGGACGAAATGTATCCAAGCACTCCATCTGTTAAAGTCATTGTCCAAGACCGTACGGAGGTTCTTTGCGGAAGATCGCGTCCGGGCCATTTCGATGGGGTTGCTACAGTGCTTTCAAAGCTGTTTAACATTGTAATGCCTGACCGTGCTTACTTCGGTATGAAAGATGCGCAGCAGGTTGCTGTTGTAGACGGATTAATTCATGATTTTCATTTCCCGATTAAGTTAGTGCCTGTTGAAACCGTTCGGGAAGCGGACGGCTTGGCAAAAAGCTCAAGAAACGTCAACTTGCTTCCGGAAGAAAGGAAACAGGCTCCGGCTTTATATGAAAGTTTAAAATTGGCGGAACATATGATCAATGAAGGAGTCAGAGATCCGGAGAGAATTATCTCTTCGATGGCTCAGCATATTTCCGGCCAAACATCTGGAATTATTGACTATATTGAAATCTACTCATATCCGGAATTAAAGCCAGTATCAAAGATTCAGGGGAAAATTATTATTGCTCTAGCTGTTAAGTTTTCCCGGGCACGTTTAATCGATAATATTATCGTTACAGTGAATGAATAG
- the panB gene encoding 3-methyl-2-oxobutanoate hydroxymethyltransferase, with protein sequence MKQTTDFIKMKTANEKIVVLTAYDYPSAKQAEKAGVDMILVGDSLGMVVLGYESTVPVTLEDMIHHAKAVKRGAPNTFIVVDMPFMSYHLSVRDTLINGARLIQATGAHAVKLEGADDVTEKIKALTGAGIPVVAHLGLTPQSVGVLGGYKVQGKSAEAARKLIKDAKKVEEAGAFALVLECVPKQLAEEISSLLTIPTIGIGAGPDCDGQVLVYHDVLTYGVEKVPKFVKQYVNVNELVQSGLSAYVAEVKLGAFPEDKHSFSMKDEELAALYGGK encoded by the coding sequence ATGAAGCAAACAACTGATTTTATTAAAATGAAAACTGCAAATGAAAAAATTGTCGTGCTGACGGCTTATGACTACCCTTCTGCGAAACAAGCCGAAAAAGCCGGGGTAGATATGATTCTGGTTGGTGACTCTTTAGGAATGGTTGTACTCGGATACGAATCTACCGTTCCTGTTACACTAGAGGATATGATCCATCACGCCAAAGCCGTAAAAAGAGGAGCACCGAATACGTTTATCGTCGTTGATATGCCGTTTATGAGTTATCATTTGTCTGTCCGTGATACACTTATAAATGGTGCAAGGCTGATACAAGCAACGGGAGCCCATGCAGTCAAACTTGAAGGTGCCGATGACGTTACGGAAAAGATAAAAGCGCTGACAGGAGCCGGTATTCCGGTTGTCGCCCACCTCGGGCTGACACCACAATCTGTCGGTGTACTCGGCGGTTACAAAGTTCAAGGAAAAAGTGCGGAAGCTGCCCGAAAATTAATTAAGGATGCCAAAAAGGTAGAAGAGGCAGGTGCGTTTGCGCTCGTTTTGGAATGTGTTCCGAAACAGTTGGCAGAAGAAATTTCAAGCTTGCTTACCATCCCTACCATAGGAATTGGGGCAGGACCGGATTGCGACGGTCAAGTTCTTGTATATCATGATGTGTTAACTTACGGCGTAGAGAAGGTGCCGAAATTCGTAAAACAATATGTGAATGTAAATGAACTTGTGCAGTCAGGCCTCAGCGCGTACGTTGCTGAAGTAAAATTAGGCGCGTTCCCTGAGGACAAGCACAGTTTTTCAATGAAAGACGAAGAGCTGGCAGCACTTTATGGAGGAAAATGA
- a CDS encoding biotin--[acetyl-CoA-carboxylase] ligase: MQSELRKKLLDAFTRADGEFLSGQYLADLIGCSRTAVWKHIEDLRKEGFILEAVRRKGYRIIKTPENITPDEIRLGLKTDFLGQQIHYEESVDSTQKIAHRLAYDGAPEGTVVLAEEQLSGRGRMDRKWYSPKYTGIWMSVILRPNILPTKAPQLTLLTAVAVVQAIEEITALSPKIKWPNDILINGKKVTGILTELQAEADRVKTIIIGIGMNVNQKASDFPEYIRSTATSLSIEKGGYISRPAIIRAVLSNIEKLYLLYLEKGFYPIKLLWESYAVSIGKKIIARTLSGNISGRALGITDDGVLMIEDDNGTVHHVFSADIDLTGKIL; this comes from the coding sequence GTGCAATCAGAATTGAGAAAGAAACTGCTTGATGCCTTTACACGTGCAGATGGAGAATTTTTATCCGGCCAGTATTTAGCAGATTTAATTGGCTGTTCGAGGACAGCAGTTTGGAAGCATATCGAAGATCTCAGGAAAGAGGGATTTATTCTTGAAGCGGTCAGAAGAAAAGGTTACCGGATTATTAAAACTCCTGAAAATATAACACCTGACGAGATCAGGCTTGGATTAAAGACTGATTTTCTTGGCCAGCAAATCCATTACGAAGAAAGCGTCGATTCCACCCAGAAAATTGCACATCGGCTTGCCTATGATGGAGCACCCGAAGGAACAGTCGTTCTCGCTGAAGAACAGTTGTCAGGGCGGGGAAGAATGGACCGGAAATGGTATTCACCAAAATACACCGGAATATGGATGAGCGTAATCTTGAGGCCAAATATTTTGCCTACTAAAGCGCCGCAGCTTACGTTATTGACAGCTGTTGCGGTTGTTCAAGCAATTGAGGAAATAACTGCTTTATCGCCGAAAATTAAATGGCCGAATGATATTTTAATAAACGGCAAAAAAGTAACCGGAATTCTGACAGAGCTGCAAGCAGAAGCAGACAGAGTCAAAACGATCATTATCGGCATTGGCATGAATGTAAATCAAAAGGCTAGCGATTTTCCGGAATATATTCGCTCAACCGCTACTTCCCTATCAATTGAAAAAGGCGGGTACATTTCAAGGCCTGCGATCATAAGAGCAGTACTTTCCAACATTGAAAAACTATATTTGCTTTATTTGGAAAAAGGATTTTATCCGATCAAGCTTTTATGGGAAAGCTACGCGGTCAGCATTGGCAAAAAGATAATTGCCAGAACATTATCCGGCAATATTTCCGGACGAGCTTTAGGGATTACCGATGACGGCGTTTTAATGATTGAAGATGATAACGGCACAGTTCATCATGTATTCTCTGCTGATATCGATTTAACCGGAAAAATATTATAA
- a CDS encoding CCA tRNA nucleotidyltransferase, with translation MIPVFEKAKPVLEKIENAGFEAYFVGGCVRDYLLEKPIEDVDIATSATPDEVKMIFPKTVDVGIEHGTILVIFNGTPYEVTTFRMEDKYEDFRRPAGVTFIRSLNEDLKRRDFTMNAIAMDKDGKLIDPFDGQKDIREKRIKTVGIPHERFSEDALRMMRAIRFVSQLSFTLEDSTKRALKENNHLLKEIAVERKAVEFEKLLKGENRREALQLIIETELFLYLPGLENCRNDLEKMLQDPFDRLSALEMWVLLIYRLGLKNRLIEEFLRKWKLPVKKIKMIQKIVHYVCARLDTEWTNRELFEAKKEVIFHTENLLNVITGNDTSSAEKWIGVYDRLPIKDRSELQATGSELMKWLDRKGGPWVKELFQKMEDAVLNGELLNQKEKIKEWVIKCNQN, from the coding sequence ATGATTCCCGTATTTGAGAAAGCAAAGCCTGTTCTTGAAAAAATTGAGAATGCCGGTTTTGAGGCATATTTTGTCGGAGGGTGTGTCAGAGATTATCTCCTCGAAAAGCCGATCGAAGATGTGGATATTGCAACATCGGCGACACCGGACGAAGTAAAAATGATCTTCCCGAAAACCGTTGATGTAGGAATTGAGCATGGAACAATACTTGTTATTTTTAATGGAACACCGTATGAAGTAACAACTTTTCGAATGGAAGATAAATATGAGGATTTTAGAAGGCCTGCAGGTGTTACGTTCATTCGGTCATTAAATGAAGATTTGAAGCGGCGCGATTTTACAATGAATGCAATTGCAATGGACAAGGATGGAAAATTAATTGATCCTTTTGACGGTCAAAAGGATATTCGCGAAAAACGGATTAAAACGGTCGGCATCCCGCATGAAAGATTCAGCGAGGATGCTTTACGAATGATGAGAGCGATCCGTTTTGTCAGCCAGCTGTCATTCACCCTCGAAGATTCAACGAAAAGGGCTCTGAAAGAAAATAATCATCTATTAAAAGAAATTGCCGTTGAAAGAAAAGCTGTAGAGTTTGAGAAACTGCTAAAAGGTGAAAATAGAAGAGAGGCTTTACAGTTAATAATCGAAACGGAGTTGTTTCTATATCTTCCGGGACTTGAAAATTGTCGGAACGATTTAGAGAAAATGCTTCAAGATCCGTTTGATCGTCTTTCCGCTTTGGAAATGTGGGTGCTGTTAATATACAGGCTCGGATTGAAAAACCGATTGATCGAAGAATTCCTAAGAAAATGGAAGCTCCCTGTAAAGAAAATAAAAATGATACAGAAAATTGTTCATTATGTATGTGCCAGGCTGGATACAGAATGGACGAACAGAGAGCTTTTCGAAGCGAAGAAAGAAGTTATTTTCCATACAGAAAATTTGCTGAATGTAATAACCGGAAATGATACTTCTTCAGCGGAAAAATGGATTGGAGTGTATGACAGGCTTCCTATTAAAGACAGATCCGAGCTGCAAGCCACGGGCAGTGAGCTTATGAAGTGGCTCGATCGAAAAGGAGGGCCATGGGTAAAAGAGCTATTTCAAAAAATGGAAGATGCAGTGCTTAACGGGGAGCTTCTTAATCAGAAAGAAAAGATAAAGGAGTGGGTAATCAAGTGCAATCAGAATTGA
- the bshA gene encoding N-acetyl-alpha-D-glucosaminyl L-malate synthase BshA, whose product MRKLKIGITCYPTVGGSGVVATELGKLLAERGHEIHFISSGLPFRLKKMYHNIYFHQVEVNQYSVFQYPPYDIALASKMAEVVNWEQLDLLHVHYAIPHAVCAILAKQMCEKELKIVTTLHGTDITVLGYDPSLADAIKFGIEKSDAVTAVSHALKEQTYELLKPNKKIETVYNFVDERVYQKVDSNHLRMEYGIQPNEKVLIHVSNFRSVKRVPDVVKTFARVAEKLPAKLLLVGDGPEMTVVSKLVKDLGLNDKVHFLGKQENLQELYSISDLKLLLSTKESFGLVALEAMACGVPCIGTNVGGIPEVIKDGYTGFICELGNIDDYFEKSMQILTNSDLHKRFSDHSIETVKQKFNAELAVSYYEEIYYKLLNTGENDDSRI is encoded by the coding sequence ATGAGAAAACTAAAAATTGGGATTACTTGCTATCCAACTGTCGGGGGATCAGGTGTGGTTGCAACAGAATTAGGCAAGCTTTTGGCGGAGCGCGGACATGAGATCCATTTTATCTCATCCGGGCTTCCTTTTCGCCTGAAAAAAATGTACCACAATATTTATTTTCATCAAGTGGAAGTAAATCAATACTCGGTATTCCAATATCCGCCATATGATATAGCCCTTGCAAGCAAAATGGCGGAAGTCGTTAATTGGGAACAATTAGATTTGCTTCATGTTCATTATGCGATTCCCCATGCGGTCTGTGCGATTTTAGCGAAACAAATGTGCGAAAAAGAATTAAAAATTGTAACGACACTCCATGGAACAGATATTACTGTTCTAGGATATGATCCTTCTTTAGCGGATGCGATTAAGTTTGGAATCGAAAAATCGGATGCTGTTACAGCCGTATCCCATGCGTTAAAGGAACAAACATATGAATTATTAAAGCCGAATAAAAAGATTGAAACCGTTTATAACTTTGTAGACGAACGGGTATATCAAAAGGTTGATTCGAACCATTTACGGATGGAATACGGTATTCAGCCAAATGAAAAAGTATTGATTCATGTTTCTAATTTCAGGTCGGTAAAGCGCGTTCCTGATGTTGTAAAAACATTTGCCAGAGTTGCGGAAAAATTGCCTGCGAAGCTGCTCCTTGTCGGCGACGGGCCTGAAATGACAGTTGTAAGCAAGCTGGTGAAGGATCTCGGATTAAATGACAAGGTCCATTTTCTAGGCAAACAGGAAAACCTTCAAGAACTTTATTCGATAAGCGATCTGAAGCTGCTTTTATCTACGAAGGAAAGCTTTGGGCTTGTTGCTCTTGAAGCTATGGCCTGCGGGGTTCCTTGTATCGGAACGAATGTCGGAGGCATTCCTGAAGTCATTAAAGACGGTTATACGGGATTTATTTGTGAACTTGGAAACATTGATGACTATTTTGAAAAATCGATGCAAATTTTGACAAACTCTGACCTGCACAAGAGGTTTTCAGATCATTCAATTGAAACGGTAAAACAGAAATTCAATGCAGAACTGGCAGTCTCTTATTATGAAGAGATCTATTATAAACTACTGAATACAGGTGAAAATGATGATTCCCGTATTTGA
- the bshB1 gene encoding bacillithiol biosynthesis deacetylase BshB1, translated as MELQQLDILAFGAHADDVEIGMGGTIAKYARKGYKIGICDLTKAELSSNGTVEIRQTEANRAAEILGTSVRETLDIPDRGLFLNEAYIAKVADVIRRYRPKIVFAPYFEDRHPDHGNCARLVKEAVFSAGIKKFETNGVPKPHKVDNIYFYMINGFHVPDFVIDISAFIDKKIAALKAYESQFVKSKESFETPLVNGYIEAVEARERMFGKEAGVAFAEGFKTAKPFLINYDLIGDKK; from the coding sequence ATGGAATTGCAACAATTGGATATACTGGCATTTGGAGCCCATGCAGATGATGTGGAAATCGGGATGGGAGGTACGATTGCAAAATATGCAAGAAAAGGGTACAAAATTGGAATATGTGATTTAACAAAAGCTGAACTGTCTTCCAATGGAACGGTTGAAATCCGACAGACCGAAGCGAACAGGGCAGCTGAAATTCTTGGTACAAGTGTGAGAGAAACATTAGATATCCCGGACCGAGGGCTTTTTCTCAATGAAGCATACATAGCGAAAGTGGCGGATGTCATCCGCCGCTATCGCCCGAAAATTGTATTTGCCCCTTATTTTGAAGACCGCCACCCCGACCATGGTAATTGCGCCCGCCTTGTTAAAGAGGCGGTTTTTTCTGCAGGAATTAAAAAGTTTGAAACGAATGGAGTTCCTAAACCCCATAAAGTGGACAATATTTATTTCTATATGATCAACGGGTTTCATGTTCCTGACTTTGTTATCGATATTTCTGCTTTTATCGACAAAAAAATTGCAGCACTTAAAGCGTACGAAAGCCAATTTGTAAAAAGCAAAGAAAGCTTTGAGACTCCGCTTGTAAACGGATATATTGAAGCGGTTGAAGCTAGAGAAAGAATGTTTGGCAAAGAGGCAGGGGTAGCTTTTGCCGAAGGGTTCAAAACTGCAAAGCCTTTTCTTATAAATTATGATTTAATAGGGGATAAAAAATGA
- the mgsA gene encoding methylglyoxal synthase — MNIALIAHDKKKDDLVSFVTAYQHIFSKHNLFATGTTGLRIHEATGLSIERFQSGPLGGDQEIGAMIAKNKMDMIFFFRDPLTAQPHEPDVSALVRLCDVYSIPLATNMGTAEILIKGLERGDLEWRKIVRENSE; from the coding sequence GTGAATATCGCATTAATTGCGCATGATAAAAAGAAGGATGATCTAGTCAGTTTTGTTACCGCGTATCAACATATTTTTTCCAAGCACAATTTATTCGCTACCGGAACAACAGGGCTAAGAATTCACGAAGCTACCGGGCTTTCAATTGAACGCTTCCAGTCTGGCCCGCTTGGCGGGGATCAAGAAATTGGTGCTATGATTGCAAAAAATAAAATGGACATGATTTTCTTTTTTCGCGATCCATTAACCGCACAACCTCATGAACCGGATGTGTCTGCGTTAGTCCGCCTTTGCGATGTCTATTCTATCCCGCTTGCCACGAATATGGGAACAGCTGAAATACTGATCAAAGGGCTTGAACGCGGAGATTTAGAGTGGCGAAAGATAGTGAGGGAAAACAGTGAATAG
- the dapB gene encoding 4-hydroxy-tetrahydrodipicolinate reductase encodes METVKIVVAGPRGRMGREAVHLVGRTENFELAGVLDNKNEGKNLSELEGFQGFDAPVYTNIEKCLQETGADVLIDLTTPEVGYYHTKTALEYGVRPVVGTTGFTKDQLKELEEICEEKKLGCIIAPNFAVGAVLMMKFSQMAAKYFQDIEIIELHHDQKLDAPSGTAVKTAEMIAEVREAKKQGHPNEKETISGARGADYEGMHIHSVRLPGLIAHQQVMFGSDGQTLTIRHDSYNRASFMSGVKLAVETVVKIDTFVYGLENIIE; translated from the coding sequence ATGGAAACTGTAAAAATTGTTGTGGCAGGCCCGCGCGGACGAATGGGGAGGGAAGCAGTCCATCTTGTCGGGAGAACAGAAAATTTCGAGTTGGCAGGAGTGTTGGACAATAAAAATGAAGGAAAAAATCTCTCGGAATTGGAGGGTTTTCAAGGATTTGATGCCCCTGTGTATACAAATATTGAAAAATGTCTTCAGGAGACCGGCGCAGATGTCTTAATCGATTTGACGACTCCTGAAGTAGGCTACTATCATACAAAAACGGCTCTCGAATACGGGGTGCGGCCTGTAGTTGGAACGACAGGTTTTACGAAAGATCAATTAAAAGAACTTGAAGAAATTTGCGAGGAAAAGAAACTTGGCTGCATAATAGCGCCAAATTTTGCGGTTGGGGCTGTATTAATGATGAAGTTTTCACAAATGGCAGCCAAGTATTTTCAAGATATTGAAATCATTGAACTGCATCATGATCAAAAATTGGATGCACCGTCTGGAACAGCTGTCAAAACAGCTGAGATGATTGCCGAAGTGAGAGAAGCAAAGAAGCAAGGTCATCCAAATGAAAAAGAAACGATCAGCGGTGCAAGGGGCGCGGATTATGAAGGAATGCATATTCATTCTGTTCGTTTGCCTGGATTAATTGCCCATCAGCAGGTGATGTTTGGATCTGACGGGCAAACATTGACGATCCGCCACGATTCGTATAACCGGGCATCTTTCATGTCCGGCGTAAAGCTTGCCGTTGAAACGGTTGTAAAAATTGATACGTTTGTTTACGGATTAGAAAATATTATTGAATAG